A part of Biomphalaria glabrata chromosome 3, xgBioGlab47.1, whole genome shotgun sequence genomic DNA contains:
- the LOC106057063 gene encoding trafficking protein particle complex subunit 6b-like isoform X1 — MADEVIFEFLHMEIVDHIHKESSNEEKEQGISKLEALGFRVGQSLIERLTKECSRFKDELDTMKFLCKDLWNLVYKKQIDNLRTNHQGVYVLQDNRFKFLVQMSTGKQYMESAPKYLAFPCGMIRGALSNLGINCIVTAEVSAMPACKFQIQIQRS, encoded by the exons ATGGCAGACGAAgtaatttttgaatttttacacATGGAGATAGTCGATCACATTCATAAGGAGTCATCAAATGAAGAAAAG gaaCAAGGAATATCTAAATTAGAAGCCCTTGGATTTAGAGTTGGTCAAAGTCTCATTGAAAG GTTAACTAAAGAATGTTCTCGCTTTAAAGATGAATTGGACACAATGAAATTTCTATGTAAAGACCTCTGGAATCTTGTTTATAAGAAACAAATTGATAATTTAAGAACTAACCACCAG GGtgtttatgttttacaagatAATAGGTTCAAATTTTTAGTTCAAATGTCAACAGGAAAGCAGTACATGGAATCTGCACCTAAG tATTTGGCATTTCCATGTGGAATGATCAGAGGGGCTTTGTCTAACCTGGGTATAAATTGCATCGTTACAGCTGAAGTCAGTGCTATGCCTGCAT GTAAATTTCAAATTCAAATACAGAGGTCATGA
- the LOC106057063 gene encoding trafficking protein particle complex subunit 6B-like isoform X2, with protein sequence MEQGISKLEALGFRVGQSLIERLTKECSRFKDELDTMKFLCKDLWNLVYKKQIDNLRTNHQGVYVLQDNRFKFLVQMSTGKQYMESAPKYLAFPCGMIRGALSNLGINCIVTAEVSAMPACKFQIQIQRS encoded by the exons atg gaaCAAGGAATATCTAAATTAGAAGCCCTTGGATTTAGAGTTGGTCAAAGTCTCATTGAAAG GTTAACTAAAGAATGTTCTCGCTTTAAAGATGAATTGGACACAATGAAATTTCTATGTAAAGACCTCTGGAATCTTGTTTATAAGAAACAAATTGATAATTTAAGAACTAACCACCAG GGtgtttatgttttacaagatAATAGGTTCAAATTTTTAGTTCAAATGTCAACAGGAAAGCAGTACATGGAATCTGCACCTAAG tATTTGGCATTTCCATGTGGAATGATCAGAGGGGCTTTGTCTAACCTGGGTATAAATTGCATCGTTACAGCTGAAGTCAGTGCTATGCCTGCAT GTAAATTTCAAATTCAAATACAGAGGTCATGA